Proteins encoded within one genomic window of Pararhizobium capsulatum DSM 1112:
- a CDS encoding TRAP transporter large permease produces MIEFIAENLAPIMFLSLIVFLLLGYPVAFSLAANGLLFFIIGVELAPLSDSINLSWPLLNALPDRIWGVMSNDTLLAIPFFTFMGIVLEKSGMAEDLLDTIGQLFGPIRGGLAYAVIFVGALLAATTGVVAASVIAMGLISLPIMLRYGYDRRVASGVIAASGTLAQIIPPSLVLIVLADQLGRSVGDMYAGALIPGLVLTGLYMLYILIMTFVRRDSMPALPLEARTLGSGVTSLFIALVVAAVIAYAAHVYLSPTHGENADILGATVGVAFIYVVALADRGLKINAMSRLAQQVIIVLIPPLALIFLVLGTIFLGIATPTEGGAMGAVGALVMAAAKGRLSMEVMRSALAATTRLSAFVLFILIGARVFSLTFYGVNGHIWVEHLLVAMPGGETGFLITVNLLVFFLAFFLDFFELAFIIVPLLAPAADKLGIDLIWFGVLLGINMQTSFMHPPFGFALFYLRSVAAKVPYLDRVTGKMTQPVTTGQIYWGAVPFVCIQVVMVGLTIMFPQMVMHYKGDAAVVDPATIKIEVPGFGGGGALGLPGGLQLPGGSPLDAPGQQPADPNGGAAKPEQQKPANDLSAPPSFN; encoded by the coding sequence ATGATCGAATTCATCGCTGAAAATCTGGCGCCGATCATGTTCCTGTCGCTGATCGTGTTCCTGCTTCTAGGCTACCCGGTTGCGTTCTCGCTCGCGGCCAACGGCCTGCTGTTCTTCATCATCGGCGTGGAACTAGCGCCGCTCTCCGATTCGATCAATCTTTCCTGGCCGTTGCTCAACGCGCTGCCGGACCGGATATGGGGGGTGATGTCGAACGACACTCTGCTTGCCATCCCCTTCTTTACTTTCATGGGGATCGTGCTGGAAAAATCCGGCATGGCGGAAGATCTGCTCGATACGATCGGCCAGCTTTTCGGACCGATCCGCGGCGGCCTCGCCTATGCGGTGATTTTCGTCGGCGCCCTGCTTGCAGCAACCACCGGTGTCGTCGCCGCGTCGGTCATTGCAATGGGCCTGATCTCGCTGCCGATCATGCTGCGCTATGGCTATGACAGAAGGGTCGCTTCAGGCGTCATCGCCGCCTCCGGCACCCTTGCCCAGATCATCCCGCCGTCGCTGGTGCTGATCGTGCTTGCCGACCAGCTCGGCCGCTCCGTCGGCGACATGTATGCCGGCGCGCTTATTCCAGGCCTGGTTCTGACCGGGCTCTACATGCTCTACATCCTGATCATGACCTTCGTCCGGCGCGATTCGATGCCGGCCCTGCCGCTTGAGGCCAGAACACTCGGCTCAGGCGTAACGTCTCTTTTCATCGCGCTCGTCGTTGCAGCGGTCATCGCTTACGCCGCCCATGTCTATCTGTCGCCGACTCATGGCGAAAACGCCGACATTCTCGGTGCCACCGTCGGCGTTGCCTTCATCTACGTCGTGGCACTTGCTGACCGTGGCCTGAAGATCAACGCCATGTCGCGGCTCGCCCAGCAGGTCATAATCGTGCTGATCCCGCCGCTGGCACTGATCTTCCTCGTGCTCGGCACCATCTTCCTCGGCATTGCCACGCCGACGGAAGGCGGCGCGATGGGCGCAGTCGGCGCGCTGGTGATGGCGGCCGCCAAAGGCCGGCTTTCGATGGAAGTCATGCGCTCGGCGCTGGCAGCAACAACCCGGCTGTCAGCTTTCGTGCTGTTCATCCTGATCGGTGCCCGCGTGTTTTCGCTGACCTTCTACGGCGTCAACGGTCATATCTGGGTCGAGCACCTGCTGGTTGCCATGCCCGGCGGCGAGACGGGCTTCCTCATCACCGTCAACCTGCTCGTCTTCTTCCTGGCTTTCTTCCTCGATTTCTTCGAGCTGGCCTTCATCATCGTGCCGCTTTTGGCGCCGGCGGCCGACAAGCTGGGGATCGACCTTATCTGGTTCGGTGTCCTGCTTGGCATCAACATGCAGACGAGCTTCATGCATCCGCCCTTCGGATTCGCGCTCTTCTATCTGCGCTCCGTTGCCGCCAAGGTTCCCTATCTCGACAGGGTAACAGGCAAGATGACCCAGCCGGTAACGACGGGGCAGATTTACTGGGGCGCCGTGCCTTTCGTCTGCATCCAGGTCGTCATGGTCGGTCTGACCATCATGTTTCCGCAGATGGTCATGCACTACAAGGGCGACGCGGCGGTCGTCGATCCCGCCACAATCAAGATCGAGGTTCCGGGCTTCGGCGGTGGCGGCGCTCTGGGACTACCAGGGGGGCTCCAACTCCCCGGCGGCAGCCCACTCGATGCCCCCGGCCAGCAGCCCGCGGATCCAAATGGCGGAGCAGCTAAGCCCGAGCAGCAGAAGCCAGCAAACGACCTCAGCGCGCCACCGTCGTTCAACTAA